The stretch of DNA TCCATAGGGCGCATAAGGTGTTTTGGGGAGCTGCTGGGCTTGAATAAAACTTAACCAACCTAAAAAAAGAAAAAAACTGATCCCTATGCGCTGTAATAATCCTAGCATTGCTTTTTAATTTAAAAGATGTTGTCTTTTGACAATCATGTGGAAATTTTAATTAACGGTCTTAATTATGCCGTTTGGATATTGAACTTTAGAAACTAGATCGCTTCAAAGTTATTGATTTCCTTATATTCTACAAAACTTGTTGTTGCCTCTCAAAGCCCAGCCCAATCAACCTCTCTCCTCTTTCAACTATTTTTTGAATCTTTTTCCACAAATATGGAATAAAAGACCTTTTTATCTTATATTTGTACTACACTTAATCAATAAACAAGTAGATTATGTTTTCTAAAGCATGTGAATATGGAATAAGAGCATTAATTGTCATTGCTGAAGCGGGCAAAGAAAGCAAAAAGATAGGAATTAAAGAGATTTGCATATTGGCCAATACGCCAGAGTCGTTTACCGCTAAAATTTTACAAAACCTAGTCAAACGATCAATTATTTGTTCTCAAAAAGGTCCTTCTGGGGGATTTTATATTGCCCAACCCCTAGACAATATTTCTATTTATGATATAGTAGAAGCAATAGACGGGGCTGGTGTGTTTAACAAATGTGGGTTAGGGTTAATGGCTTGTAATGCCCAACGACCTTGTCCCCTTCATAACAAATTTGAAGTGGTTCGGG from Aureispira anguillae encodes:
- a CDS encoding RrF2 family transcriptional regulator, translating into MFSKACEYGIRALIVIAEAGKESKKIGIKEICILANTPESFTAKILQNLVKRSIICSQKGPSGGFYIAQPLDNISIYDIVEAIDGAGVFNKCGLGLMACNAQRPCPLHNKFEVVRDELNAMCKNNSLQDLVAGFHEEVFKR